gtttcattaatatcttaacttttttaaaaaagttaaaaaataacctTGTTATTAttaggaatcatgactctccacaataatatgatattgtcgactTTGAACCTAAACTCTcctggctttgctttgggctttccctttgaCCATAAGCtgtcatggttttgcttttggctcCCAAGAGACCTCCTTCCAATAAATATAGTATTCTTATAAATGGGACTCACTCTTAATGATCCTCAACAAACCTGACTAGTtactattattgtttttataacaaataaaataagaagttCAGCAGAATTATTACCATCACAATATACGGatgaaaacaatttattgacgcatcatatcataaaatatatataaatattttgaagttaCTTTTGAATTCatgaaacaataaatatatatttgaatttagataaaaatattgaagttttttaaaaaaagtattttatttctccaaaactaaatattttaaaaaagtttataggcaatttaaatttgaaagcatatttaaaagatttaaaaaattggttgGTTTATTGGTGATTTtggaatattaaaataagaaatattaattCCCGTGACACGATGCGGTGGGTGTTTGCAGTTGAAGGGACCAATCaacacatttttattaattaatcgCAATTTGGCAAAAGCACTTAATTAGAATTGGGCGCCGCTTCTCCgctacaaataataataataataataataataaataaataaataaataaaaagcacTCTCTACTACACGTGGCCAAGGGAAAGCGCCAGGGCTTTGGGCATgctccattttcattattattattattattttcattattaaatcttttattttttataacttaATTACAATTAGTAATTGAGATCTCAACTTATTATAGAATCAATCCTATGGATTAAAactatcaaaatattataatttattgttttaatttcttttttaaaatttgtccacataacttatttattgttttactAGGACAAGTTTCactttaatatcatttgtcACGTTTTATTTCTAGGATTCGAACAAGATTTGTACCTTGAATTCTGCGCCTCATGACCCTTACATTCCTCCTATGATATGACAACGTTACTTAGTTGTCTTAAGTTGTTTATAAGAGTGACGACTATCCTAAAAAATCGATACCCATGTTCTTTTTAAGTGTATTCTGTTCTTATTCACATGTTCCTAGAATGTCAGCTGTTAAGTGtcgaatttgaatttcaaatcttgatttACATTTCATTCACACAATAGAAATATTGCAGTCGACTTCGGTTTTGTCTACAATTAAACAAAACTgaaattgtgatgtcccatattgaAATTGTGAGGGGAAGTCGAAAAGGGAAAacttaaagaggacaatatctagctAGCGGTGTATCTGGACCGTTACAGAAAGTTAGGCAATTTAGATTGAAGAAATATGGAGAAAGTTCAATAGGGTTGTCTggttgttctttgattttttatttttttaattattaagaaaattctaCTTAtccttaataaatattatattattaattaaaatcttataaatatcaaatataaaatataccacgaatattaattacaaagagttaaatattcttaatatttttaaaagtatattcGTCTTATTGATTAGaccaacaaaatataaatataacttgcaaattaaattaaattttttatttttaaaaatatcaacgAGATCAAAATCGAATATTCAAATCATATAGACACGCGATAAAAGGGTTAGAATATCCgaattattaacaaaaattcgtgtgaaaaattaaaattttaaaacaatgtttatcatacaaataataattaaatgtaatttagaaaataaaatgtacaTAAATAGGGTAAAATAATTCAGTATTAAATTTtgggatttaaaattttattttgggctTAGGGCTCAAGTGGCCCAAATCCCTCCTCTTTGGGCCGGCCTTGAAACTGGCAGGCCTACGATTCTCCTATCCTCCCTCGCCATTTCTTAACTGAATCGCCACCGCGAGCCTGGCGGTAGAAACCCGCCGTCCGTCCNTAAATTTtgggatttaaaattttattttgggctTAGGGCTCAAGTGGCCCAAATCCGTCCTCGTTGGGCCGGCCTTGAAACTGGCAGGCCTACGATTCTCCTATCCTCCCTCGCCATTTCTTAACTCAATCGCCACCGCGAGCCTGGCGGTAGAAACCCGCCGTCCGTCCAATAAACAGTGGCATAATCCGATTTGGGATTGACATCTTCAACAATGGCACCGTTCCTCTCCCCTCAGATTTCCTTCGCCGTCGAATTTCGCAGCAGTTTCATCTTCTCTCCTTTGGGATAGTTCCTATGTTTACTCCGGTGAGGCTTTCGCTCTTCTTCTCTAATTGATAATCGACCAAATTGAACTCTGCAGCCAATTAGAGTATGTCCGATCAAACTTCCGATAATACCAAGCCGCCATTGAAGTCCCTTTCCTTACAAGATTGGGAATCCTTCTTTGAAGACTTCCACAGCGGTGGACCTCGTCTTCACCGATGGACTTCTCAATTTTCCATCACACCTTCTTCTCTTATCGACTTGGTTCTCTCCTCCATCCCCAAGCGGGATTTCCCTCTCAATCTCAAGCTTCAGCTCCTCCATTTCATCGACGAGTTCGTTTCCTTGTCCGATTCCCCTGACTCTGCTGTATCTGAATCCATATTAGAGCGTTTGGTTGATACCCTTCGCGTGGTTGTCCAATCTCCGAACTCCGATGGCCTTCATTTTACCTTCTCTCTCAAGGAGCAAATTATGGTCTCCACCAcatccattttcatttcccTCGATGCCTTGAGGAATTTCGATGTTCGATTGCTGGAGAGCTTGATTGAATTGCTGCTTACCGTTGTTAATCGCCCAAATCATGGGATTGATAGACAGACCCGCGCAATTGCGTCCGAGTGCTTGAGGGAATTGGAGAAGGCTTACCCTTGTTTACTGTCACTTGTTGTGGGACATCTATGGAGCTTGTGCCAAAGCGAGCGCACGCACGCATCCCAGAGCTATATTTTGCTATTCACAACCGTCATCAGTAATATTGTTGCTCAAAGATCGAGCGTCTCGATTCTCAGCACGTCCGTTCCTTTGGTTCCTTTCAATGTTCCGCCATCTGTTCTTGCCCCAGATTCGAGCGTGAATAGGGAGGTTTCTCCTGGATTGAATTCTAAAGAATTGAGGAGGGCGATAGCGTTCTTGCTTGAATCGCCACAAATTCTTACTCCGCCTGCTATGGTTGAATTTATGACAATGATAATGCCCGTAGCTTTAGCTTTGGAGTTGCAGGCGTCAATGTTGAAGGTGCAATTCTTTGGAATGATATATTCCTTTGATCCTATGCTGTGCCATGTTGTTTTGATGatgtatttgcattttttaGACGCATTTGATGAGCAAGAAGGCGAGATTGCTCGCCGTCTTTTGTTGATTTCTAGAGAAACACAGCAACATCTGGTTTTCCGTTTGCTTGCACTCCATTGGTTGTTGGGTTTATTCAGGACTGATAGTCCACTAGGCAAAAAGATGACTTCAGCTGCTGAAATGGGTTTGAACTTTTATCCGGCAGTGTTTGATCCGCTTGCTCTTAAAGCTTTGAAGCTCGACCTTCTTGCCTTCACCTCAATACGTAATCAAATGTCCAAACCTGAGACTGTTTCAGACCAAGATTCAGATTCTGGAAAGTCAGTGGTGAAGCTTCTTCAAGATGGTCTGGTATGCGTATCAGCTTTCAAATGGCTACCTTCAGGAAGCACAGAAACTGCTGTAGCTTTTCGTGCCTTCCATAAATTCTTGATAGGGGTGTCATCTCATTCTGTCTCCGACTCGAACGCCGATAAAATTCTTGTGGATTCCAGCATCTTCCGGATGTTGCAGGTTCTACACTGCTCTATTTTCCCATTTCTGTTGTGTTTAGTTCTCCATTTTCTAAACTAGCAAGtaataaagttaatttttcCATGTTGATCTGCTGATTGTTGTTCTGCTGTTGAATTTTGTCTTAACCATGAAAAGTGTTACTCTAAAGAGcattattttcaatcttcATGGTTTCATACTGCTTATAAGGCTAAGAANGTGAATTTTGTCTTAACCATGAAAAGTGTTACTCTAAAGAGcatcattttcaatcttcatGGTTTCATACTGCTTATAAGGCTAAGAAGCATGAAATTGGGTTTAGAACCATGAGCTAATATAGCAGTATGCCAGTATCCAATAAACTTTAGAGTCCAGGTCCAAAGCACCGCACATTGTCTGCCTGTAACATTCACTAGTGGTAACGAATGCTGAATTAATTTCCAATTCTAGTGATATTTCTCTCTGGTGTTTTGGTTTGAGAAATTGCTTCTGGTTTCCTCCAATGGGCTAGAAGGTTAAAATATGTGTGAAACCTGCCCTCTGGAGGATTTGGAGGAGGAAATTAAGCCTTAGCCACGAAAAGTACTCTACTAAAAGTGTTACCCTTTAGAGTACTACTCAACTTTCATACAAAACACATACTACTACAAAAAAAGTACTCCACTCATTCTGTTACCCTTTACTGGACTACTCAACATTCAGAAAAAGTACAAGCGCATAAACTAAATACAAGTAAAAAACTAATAGGTCTCTTTCTCTAGTATTATTCAATATAGAAGTGGAGACTGTTTCGGGTAGTGGCGCATTAGTTATATCAACCTAATGAAATCATCCCAAAGATAGAGACAACGGTCAAAAGATAGAGGGGTACGTTGACTCTATTACGCCGTTCTCCAGACAAGGTAGTTGGGAACAGGGCATCCACCCTCCCGGACTACTCTGATAAAATGCTGGAGGAGACAGGATCACACATTACATGCTAGAGACAACGAGAAGCCCGTTTGTTCGTGACAAACCACTGAAGGCCTCTCTCTTTCTGCTTAACATATTTGTTAGAATGGGGAATAGGggtcaacaaaaaaaagagaatcaaCTGTATTTTGATGTTTACAATATTTACCTTCCAGGAGATGCTTGTGGAGTTAATATTGGAAAATCAGAGATTGGTTCCCGTTATCGTTGCTTTCACTGACCGGTTGTTAAGGTGTCAAAAGCACAGATGGTTAGCAGAGAGCCTGCTCCAGAAATTTGACGAGCATTTGCTTCCAAAAGTTGCAATAAACTACAAACTGGTGTCTTGCTTCTCAGTATTCAATAGAATGGCCGAAAATGATACGATACCTCCCCGTGGATTGCTTGGACTCTTTGCTAAGTTCATGCTGTTTCTTGTTGAGAAACATGGACCGGATACGGGGCTGAAGTCTTGGTCTCTTGGAAGTAAGGTACTTGGCATTTGCAGGACGTTGTTGATGCACCACCAAAGTTCTCGATTGTTCCTTAAAATGTCTCGTCTTCTTGCGTTTACTTGCCTCTATTTTCCCGACTTGGAAGTTCGTGATAATGCAAGGTACATTAAATCAAGATTTTCTCGCGTTCTTTctattgtcttcttttgatCCAGCTTCTTAATTAATgagttaatttatttatttatttcaggATCTATTTACGTATGCTGATTTGTGTACCTGGAAAGAAGCTTAGGGACTTGCTAAAACTTGGAGACCAACCCTTTGGCATTTCTCAATCTCTTCATTCTGGTGCTTTGTACAATGTCCAGTCTCCACGACTTTCTCATGATCTAAAAAAGTCCAGAAACATCTCATCCTATATACATTTAAAACGAAAAATCCCCTTACTTGTAAAGCAATCCTGGTCATTATCTCTATCAACTCTAGGAGTTGAAGATTATAAGCTTGGTTTGTCAGAGGGTATCAGGGACGGCGAACCTGTGGTTGAAGAAAGGGTGACTGAGTTCTCTTCTAACATTGAAACAATTAATCTAGCTCAGGAGCCGTTGCGTGTGATGGACTCGAAGATTTCCAAGATTTTGGATATATTACGGAGACATTTTTCATGCATTCCTGACTTCAGGCATATGCCAGGGCTTAAAGTTACAATATTTTGTAGCTTAAGTTTTGAATCGGAGCCATTCAATCGCATTTGGGGAAGTGATACATTTGCTAAGAATTTGGATGATACGGATAACCATCCTGCAATGTATGCAACTGTGCTCAAGTTTTCTTCATCTGCACCTTTTGGTTCTATTCCATCTCGTCATATACCTTTTATTTTGGGAGAGTCTACAGGGGATGAAGGCAGTCCTAGTAAAAGGGTCTCCTCATTGGACATTGTTCCCGTTCAGAATGGTTATGGaaaagatgaaagatttaAGGCTCTGGTAGCAGTTGAATTGGAACCAAGGGAGCCCACACCAGGACTCGTCGATGTCTCAATTGAATCTACTGCAGGAAGTGGCCAGATCATTCGTGGTCCTCTTCAGAGTATCACAGTAGGACTTGAAGATTTGTTTCTTAAAGCTGTTGTCCCATCAGATATTTCCATGGATG
This genomic window from Cucurbita pepo subsp. pepo cultivar mu-cu-16 chromosome LG01, ASM280686v2, whole genome shotgun sequence contains:
- the LOC111799104 gene encoding uncharacterized protein LOC111799104 yields the protein MSDQTSDNTKPPLKSLSLQDWESFFEDFHSGGPRLHRWTSQFSITPSSLIDLVLSSIPKRDFPLNLKLQLLHFIDEFVSLSDSPDSAVSESILERLVDTLRVVVQSPNSDGLHFTFSLKEQIMVSTTSIFISLDALRNFDVRLLESLIELLLTVVNRPNHGIDRQTRAIASECLRELEKAYPCLLSLVVGHLWSLCQSERTHASQSYILLFTTVISNIVAQRSSVSILSTSVPLVPFNVPPSVLAPDSSVNREVSPGLNSKELRRAIAFLLESPQILTPPAMVEFMTMIMPVALALELQASMLKVQFFGMIYSFDPMLCHVVLMMYLHFLDAFDEQEGEIARRLLLISRETQQHLVFRLLALHWLLGLFRTDSPLGKKMTSAAEMGLNFYPAVFDPLALKALKLDLLAFTSIRNQMSKPETVSDQDSDSGKSVVKLLQDGLVCVSAFKWLPSGSTETAVAFRAFHKFLIGVSSHSVSDSNADKILVDSSIFRMLQEMLVELILENQRLVPVIVAFTDRLLRCQKHRWLAESLLQKFDEHLLPKVAINYKLVSCFSVFNRMAENDTIPPRGLLGLFAKFMLFLVEKHGPDTGLKSWSLGSKVLGICRTLLMHHQSSRLFLKMSRLLAFTCLYFPDLEVRDNARIYLRMLICVPGKKLRDLLKLGDQPFGISQSLHSGALYNVQSPRLSHDLKKSRNISSYIHLKRKIPLLVKQSWSLSLSTLGVEDYKLGLSEGIRDGEPVVEERVTEFSSNIETINLAQEPLRVMDSKISKILDILRRHFSCIPDFRHMPGLKVTIFCSLSFESEPFNRIWGSDTFAKNLDDTDNHPAMYATVLKFSSSAPFGSIPSRHIPFILGESTGDEGSPSKRVSSLDIVPVQNGYGKDERFKALVAVELEPREPTPGLVDVSIESTAGSGQIIRGPLQSITVGLEDLFLKAVVPSDISMDEIPGYYSDLFNALWEACGTSSNTGRETFSLKGGKGVAAISGTRSVKLLEVSVASLIEAVELYLAPFIVSVIGEQLIEIVKDRDIIKNVIWEDMASENFSQLTSSVPDLDRGPLRLTYFSNEDEMGSNLSSYKRNMGHFHILIFLPPRFHLLFQMEVSDCSTLVRIRTDHWPCLAYVDDYLEALFLA